A region from the Sulfitobacter sp. D7 genome encodes:
- the trpB gene encoding tryptophan synthase subunit beta: MANDLFNSFMTGPDEQGRFGDFGGRFVSETLMPLILELEEQYEKAKTDDSFWAEMHDLWTHYVGRPSPLYHAERLTEHLGGAKVYMKRDELNHTGAHKINNVLGQIILARRMGKKRIIAETGAGQHGVATATVCAKFGLKCVVYMGAHDVERQAPNVFRMRLLGAEVVPVTSGRGTLKDAMNDALRDWVTNVRDTFYCIGTVAGPHPYPAMVRDFQSIIGKEVREQMQEAEGRLPDTLIAAIGGGSNAMGLFYPFLDDKSVNIIGVEAGGKGVNEKMEHCASLTGGRPGVLHGNRTYLLQDDDGQILEGFSISAGLDYPGIGPEHSWLHDIGRAKYVSITDREALEAFQLSCALEGIIPALEPSHALAHVMKIAPELPKDHLLVMNMCGRGDKDIFTVARALDFDMGEFA; the protein is encoded by the coding sequence ATGGCCAACGATCTTTTCAACAGCTTCATGACCGGCCCCGACGAACAGGGCCGTTTCGGCGATTTCGGCGGGCGCTTTGTCTCGGAAACGCTGATGCCGCTCATTCTTGAGCTAGAAGAGCAATATGAGAAGGCCAAGACCGACGACAGTTTCTGGGCCGAGATGCATGATCTGTGGACCCACTACGTCGGTCGCCCCAGCCCGCTTTATCACGCCGAACGGCTGACCGAGCATCTGGGCGGCGCCAAGGTCTATATGAAACGCGACGAGCTGAACCACACCGGCGCGCATAAGATCAACAACGTGCTGGGCCAGATTATTCTGGCGCGCCGCATGGGCAAGAAACGCATCATCGCGGAAACCGGGGCGGGCCAGCACGGTGTGGCGACAGCGACGGTCTGCGCCAAGTTCGGGCTGAAATGCGTGGTCTATATGGGCGCGCATGATGTTGAGCGTCAGGCGCCCAACGTTTTCCGCATGCGCCTGCTGGGCGCCGAAGTGGTGCCGGTGACTTCGGGCCGTGGCACGCTGAAGGATGCGATGAACGACGCGCTGCGCGACTGGGTGACCAATGTGCGCGACACCTTCTATTGCATCGGCACCGTGGCCGGGCCGCACCCCTATCCGGCGATGGTCCGCGATTTCCAAAGCATCATCGGCAAAGAAGTGCGCGAACAAATGCAGGAGGCCGAGGGCCGTCTGCCCGACACGCTGATTGCCGCCATCGGTGGTGGGTCGAACGCCATGGGCCTGTTCTATCCCTTCCTTGACGACAAGTCGGTGAACATCATCGGTGTCGAGGCTGGCGGCAAAGGCGTGAACGAAAAGATGGAGCATTGCGCCTCCCTTACCGGGGGCCGCCCCGGCGTGCTGCATGGCAACCGCACCTATCTGTTGCAAGACGACGATGGGCAGATCCTCGAAGGCTTCTCGATCTCAGCGGGGCTGGACTATCCGGGCATCGGGCCAGAGCATTCGTGGCTGCACGACATTGGCCGCGCGAAATACGTCTCGATCACCGACCGTGAGGCGCTGGAAGCGTTCCAGCTGTCCTGTGCGCTTGAAGGGATCATCCCGGCGCTGGAGCCCAGCCATGCGCTGGCGCATGTGATGAAGATCGCGCCGGAACTGCCGAAAGATCACCTGCTGGTGATGAACATGTGTGGCCGTGGCGACAAAGATATCTTCACCGTCGCCCGGGCATTGGACTTCGACATGGGTGAATTCGCCTAA
- a CDS encoding tryptophan synthase subunit beta produces the protein MKNAFATASLILATAGTAAFAQGMEGQRIGYNDETDNGVSYSSRSEAVDEAKLENFKDGILRAEDLSDVTITVFPTAQSDASVNRFPR, from the coding sequence ATGAAAAACGCATTCGCAACCGCCTCACTGATCCTTGCCACAGCAGGCACAGCCGCCTTCGCACAGGGCATGGAAGGCCAGCGCATCGGCTACAACGACGAGACCGACAATGGCGTTTCCTACTCCAGCCGCAGCGAAGCTGTGGATGAGGCCAAACTGGAAAACTTCAAAGACGGTATCCTGCGCGCCGAAGACCTGTCCGATGTGACCATCACCGTCTTCCCGACCGCGCAGAGCGACGCTTCGGTCAACCGCTTCCCGCGCTAA
- a CDS encoding tryptophan synthase subunit beta: MKKTLATTALILATASTAAFAQGMEGQRIGYNDKTDNGVSYSSRSEAVDETKLENFKAGILRAEDLSDVTITVFPTAQSDASVNRFPR; the protein is encoded by the coding sequence ATGAAAAAGACACTCGCAACAACCGCCCTGATCCTCGCCACAGCAAGCACCGCTGCTTTCGCTCAAGGCATGGAAGGCCAGCGCATCGGCTACAACGACAAGACCGACAATGGCGTTTCCTACTCCAGCCGCAGCGAAGCTGTGGATGAGACCAAACTGGAAAACTTCAAAGCCGGTATCCTGCGCGCCGAAGACCTGTCCGACGTGACCATCACCGTCTTCCCGACCGCGCAGAGCGACGCTTCGGTCAACCGTTTCCCGCGCTGA
- a CDS encoding helix-turn-helix transcriptional regulator, translating into MNNKKKIALWVIAALQFNATVYFVLVFALEGRGVTLFGTPLADIGPNKGIQVLGLILGVVLGWMALRMSLQRAERAETALRHCTVEFADVLEEHFREWHLTPAERDVAIFLTKGLNTRDIAEMRGTSEGTVKAQTNAIYRKAGVTGRTQLLSTFIEDLMDDALMPRPKSKLQLCHAA; encoded by the coding sequence ATGAATAATAAGAAAAAGATCGCACTGTGGGTTATCGCCGCTCTACAGTTTAACGCCACTGTCTATTTCGTGCTCGTTTTTGCACTGGAGGGTCGGGGCGTAACGCTTTTTGGCACCCCTCTGGCTGACATCGGGCCGAACAAAGGGATCCAGGTTTTGGGTCTGATCCTTGGGGTCGTTCTGGGCTGGATGGCCCTGCGAATGAGCCTCCAGCGCGCCGAGCGGGCAGAGACGGCGCTGCGTCATTGTACGGTGGAATTCGCTGATGTGCTCGAAGAACACTTTCGCGAATGGCACCTCACCCCGGCAGAGCGGGACGTGGCTATTTTCCTGACAAAGGGTTTGAATACACGAGACATTGCTGAGATGCGCGGCACTTCCGAAGGCACCGTGAAAGCGCAGACCAACGCGATTTACCGCAAAGCGGGCGTAACCGGACGGACCCAGCTTCTAAGCACCTTTATCGAAGACCTGATGGACGATGCGCTGATGCCGCGTCCGAAGTCGAAACTGCAGCTTTGCCACGCGGCCTAA
- a CDS encoding DUF4893 domain-containing protein encodes MRLRLLPLLLLLPVSAWAETTLRPADSARLDNFDAAFGDAMMQGLAGGEAGDVAALTRALSGQPQVAFSADLQGEWSCRTIKLGGISPLVAYSPFKCRFTASDRGFTFEKLTGSQLTRGEITLRAGRAIYAGVGYVRGETPPDYADLPEDFTSGGKVQSDVAVFQRVSPTRARLLFPSPAIESDFDILELTR; translated from the coding sequence ATGCGCCTGCGCCTCCTGCCCCTTCTGCTGCTGTTGCCTGTCTCCGCATGGGCGGAAACCACGCTCCGCCCCGCCGATAGCGCCCGGCTGGACAACTTTGACGCTGCCTTTGGCGATGCCATGATGCAGGGCTTGGCGGGGGGCGAAGCGGGGGACGTGGCGGCCCTGACACGCGCGCTCTCCGGGCAACCACAGGTCGCCTTTTCCGCCGATTTGCAGGGGGAATGGTCCTGCCGCACGATCAAGCTTGGCGGGATCAGCCCGCTGGTGGCCTATTCCCCGTTCAAATGCCGCTTCACCGCCAGTGATCGCGGGTTCACCTTTGAAAAGCTTACCGGCTCGCAACTGACGCGGGGGGAGATCACCCTGCGCGCGGGCCGTGCGATCTATGCTGGGGTGGGCTATGTCCGGGGCGAAACACCTCCCGATTATGCCGACCTGCCCGAAGATTTCACCTCTGGCGGCAAGGTGCAAAGCGACGTGGCGGTCTTTCAGCGGGTCAGCCCCACGCGGGCGCGGCTGTTGTTTCCGTCACCGGCTATTGAGAGCGATTTCGATATTCTGGAACTAACGCGCTAA
- a CDS encoding DUF2237 family protein produces MTPDSSINVLNQPLVICGTDPVTGFFRDGHCNTCAQDQGSHTVCAVMTAEFLAYSKYVGNDLSTPRPEFGFVGLKPGDPWCLCAARFLQAADEGCAPRVHLAATHLRALDIVPLDVLRDHAIDESEG; encoded by the coding sequence ATGACACCCGACAGCAGCATCAACGTCCTGAACCAGCCCCTCGTGATCTGCGGGACCGACCCGGTGACGGGCTTCTTTCGCGACGGGCATTGCAACACCTGCGCGCAGGATCAGGGCAGTCATACGGTCTGCGCGGTGATGACGGCAGAGTTTCTGGCCTATTCGAAATATGTCGGCAATGATCTAAGCACCCCGCGCCCCGAATTCGGCTTTGTCGGGCTCAAGCCGGGCGATCCTTGGTGCCTTTGTGCCGCGCGTTTCTTGCAGGCCGCGGATGAGGGCTGCGCGCCGCGGGTGCACTTGGCCGCCACGCATCTGCGCGCGCTCGATATTGTGCCGCTGGACGTGCTGCGCGACCATGCCATCGACGAAAGCGAGGGATAA
- a CDS encoding serine hydrolase domain-containing protein: protein MRTFGKWLGRVLLALLVAAVVIGLWKREEIERLLAVNSLFSEEKIVHNFSHMDGAFLSAPISRGDGLTSELAYGPETELPDAVDDWIAARDVTALVVLKDGAIVYENYFKGTGPEDRRISWSVAKSYLSALVGILLEEGQIASLDDPVTKYAPNLRGSAYDGASLRNVLHMASGVTFDEDYLDYDSDINRMGRVVALGGRLDDFTAELTETFTQPGSQWQYVSIDTHVIGMVVRGATGRSVPELLSEKVIAPLGLEHAPYYIVDGSGTAFVLGGLNMTTRDYARFGQMFAQGGQWNGKQVVPEEWVQASTNPTAPTAEGQIGYGYQWWIPVGAAEGEYMARGIYGQYIYVDTARDVVIATNAADRKFREAGVAEQNIEIFREIATSVSGGT from the coding sequence ATGCGTACATTCGGAAAATGGCTTGGCCGGGTCTTGCTCGCGCTTTTGGTGGCGGCAGTGGTCATCGGACTTTGGAAGCGCGAAGAGATTGAGCGGCTTCTGGCGGTGAACTCTCTCTTCTCCGAAGAGAAGATCGTGCATAACTTCAGCCATATGGATGGCGCGTTTCTTTCTGCCCCGATTTCGCGCGGGGACGGGCTGACCAGCGAACTTGCCTACGGCCCTGAGACCGAACTGCCCGATGCCGTCGACGACTGGATCGCGGCGCGCGATGTGACCGCGCTGGTGGTGCTGAAAGACGGTGCCATCGTCTATGAGAACTATTTCAAAGGCACCGGCCCCGAAGACCGCCGGATCAGCTGGTCGGTGGCGAAAAGCTATCTCTCGGCTCTGGTGGGCATCCTGCTGGAGGAAGGGCAGATCGCATCCCTCGACGATCCGGTCACGAAATACGCGCCCAATCTCAGAGGCAGCGCCTATGACGGGGCAAGCTTACGCAACGTGCTGCATATGGCCAGCGGCGTCACCTTCGACGAGGACTATCTCGACTACGATTCAGACATCAACCGCATGGGCCGGGTCGTGGCCTTGGGCGGCAGGCTGGATGACTTCACTGCCGAACTGACCGAGACTTTCACCCAGCCGGGCAGCCAGTGGCAGTATGTCTCGATCGACACCCATGTCATCGGCATGGTGGTGCGCGGGGCCACCGGACGCAGCGTGCCGGAGTTGCTGAGCGAAAAGGTCATCGCGCCCTTGGGTCTGGAACATGCGCCCTATTACATCGTTGATGGTTCAGGCACTGCCTTCGTGCTGGGCGGGCTGAACATGACCACACGCGACTATGCCCGCTTTGGCCAGATGTTTGCCCAAGGTGGCCAATGGAACGGCAAGCAGGTCGTGCCCGAAGAATGGGTGCAAGCCTCAACCAACCCCACCGCCCCCACTGCGGAGGGGCAGATCGGTTACGGCTACCAATGGTGGATCCCCGTGGGCGCAGCAGAGGGGGAATATATGGCGCGCGGCATCTATGGGCAGTACATCTATGTCGACACCGCCCGCGATGTCGTCATCGCCACCAACGCCGCCGACCGTAAATTCCGTGAGGCCGGGGTGGCGGAGCAGAATATTGAGATTTTCCGCGAGATCGCGACCTCCGTCTCTGGCGGGACCTAA
- the pth gene encoding aminoacyl-tRNA hydrolase, whose amino-acid sequence MKLIVGLGNPGAKYARNRHNIGFMALDRIADDHGFGAWKGKFQGSVSEGRFGSDRAVLLKPETFMNNSGQSVQAAMKFHKIDPVDVIVFHDELDLAPGRVKCKTGGGHAGHNGLRSIHAHIGAEYDRVRMGIGHPGHKDAVAGYVLRDFPKADEGWLDDVLRGVSDGAADLARGDTGRFMNAVALRVAPPRSGTGSKGPKKPAEAQPKPAPSKPVPSKPEPEAEAQSPLQKLMHRFR is encoded by the coding sequence ATGAAACTGATCGTCGGCCTCGGCAATCCGGGTGCGAAATACGCCCGCAACCGCCACAATATCGGCTTCATGGCGCTGGACCGCATCGCGGATGACCACGGCTTTGGCGCGTGGAAAGGCAAGTTTCAGGGCAGTGTCAGCGAGGGGCGCTTTGGCTCTGACCGGGCGGTGCTGCTTAAGCCTGAAACCTTCATGAACAATTCTGGCCAATCGGTGCAGGCGGCGATGAAGTTTCACAAGATCGACCCCGTGGATGTGATCGTCTTTCATGATGAACTCGACCTCGCCCCGGGCCGCGTAAAATGCAAGACCGGCGGCGGCCATGCGGGCCACAACGGCCTGCGCTCGATCCACGCGCATATCGGGGCAGAATATGACCGCGTGCGCATGGGCATCGGCCACCCCGGCCACAAGGACGCGGTCGCGGGCTATGTACTGCGCGACTTCCCCAAGGCGGACGAAGGCTGGCTGGACGATGTGCTGCGCGGCGTCTCGGACGGGGCCGCCGATCTGGCGCGAGGCGACACCGGGCGCTTTATGAATGCCGTGGCGCTGCGCGTGGCCCCACCACGGTCGGGCACCGGCAGCAAGGGGCCAAAGAAACCCGCCGAAGCACAGCCAAAGCCCGCCCCCAGCAAGCCCGTCCCCAGCAAGCCCGAGCCGGAGGCAGAGGCCCAATCGCCGCTGCAAAAGCTGATGCACCGCTTTCGCTGA
- a CDS encoding 50S ribosomal protein L25/general stress protein Ctc, with protein sequence MAGEIPDLEAQVRTGTGKGAARQARRDGMVPGIVFGGDNDPLPINIPFNKLLTRLRQGRFKATLFNLKVEGHDDVRVICRDVQRHVVKDLPTHIDLMRLKRTTKINLFINVEVKGEEECPGLTKGGVLTLVRPEVELVVTAADIPEYVTVDITGLEIGDSATISRVDLPEGAKPTIDRDFVVATISAPAGLAASDDDEDETAADEVPTTEMGPPDGEE encoded by the coding sequence ATGGCCGGAGAGATTCCTGATCTTGAAGCCCAGGTACGTACGGGGACAGGCAAGGGCGCCGCTCGTCAAGCACGTCGTGACGGCATGGTTCCTGGTATCGTATTTGGTGGTGACAACGACCCGCTGCCGATCAATATCCCATTCAACAAGCTGCTGACCCGCCTGCGTCAAGGCCGCTTCAAAGCGACCTTGTTCAACCTCAAGGTTGAAGGCCACGACGACGTTCGTGTGATCTGCCGCGACGTTCAGCGCCATGTTGTCAAAGACCTGCCCACGCACATCGACCTGATGCGCCTGAAGCGGACCACCAAGATCAACCTGTTCATCAACGTCGAAGTCAAAGGCGAAGAAGAATGCCCCGGCCTGACAAAGGGTGGCGTGCTCACTCTGGTGCGTCCGGAAGTTGAACTGGTTGTGACGGCTGCGGACATCCCTGAGTACGTGACCGTGGACATCACCGGCCTCGAAATCGGCGACAGCGCGACCATCAGCCGTGTCGACCTGCCCGAAGGTGCCAAGCCCACAATCGACCGCGACTTCGTTGTGGCCACGATTTCGGCTCCTGCTGGCCTTGCCGCGTCGGATGACGACGAAGACGAGACTGCAGCGGACGAAGTACCGACAACCGAAATGGGTCCGCCCGACGGTGAAGAATAA
- a CDS encoding alpha-hydroxy acid oxidase produces MPVITSIDDLKRIYKRRVPQMFYDYAESGSWTEQTFRENCSDFDQIRLRQRVAVDMSGRSTATQMIGEDVAMPVALAPVGLTGMQCADGEIKAARAAEAFGVPFTLSTMSINSIEDVAEATTKPFWFQLYTMRDQDYVSRLIQRAKDAKCSALVITLDLQILGQRHKDLKNGLSAPPKLTVKTLANLATKWGWGREMLGAKRRHFGNIVGHVHGVTDNADLGAWTAEQFDPSLDWDKIAKIKEQWGGKVILKGILDAEDARMALKVGADAIIVSNHGGRQLDGALSSIRMLPEILDAVGDQIEVHLDGGIRSGQDVLKAMAMGAKGTYIGRAFIYGLGAMGQPGVTRALEVIHRELDLTMALCGETQIANLGRHNLLIPRNFGGDWQEWPRDPGKC; encoded by the coding sequence ATGCCCGTCATCACCAGCATCGACGATCTCAAACGCATCTACAAACGCCGTGTCCCGCAGATGTTTTACGACTATGCGGAATCGGGCAGCTGGACAGAACAGACATTTCGCGAAAATTGCAGCGACTTTGACCAAATTCGCCTCCGCCAACGGGTCGCGGTGGATATGTCGGGCCGCAGCACCGCAACCCAGATGATCGGCGAAGATGTGGCCATGCCGGTGGCACTTGCTCCGGTTGGGCTGACCGGCATGCAATGCGCAGACGGAGAGATCAAAGCCGCCCGCGCGGCAGAGGCCTTTGGCGTGCCCTTCACCCTGTCGACCATGTCGATCAACTCAATCGAAGATGTGGCCGAGGCGACGACAAAACCCTTTTGGTTTCAACTCTATACCATGCGCGATCAGGACTATGTCAGCCGCCTGATCCAGCGGGCGAAGGATGCCAAATGCTCCGCGCTGGTGATTACACTCGACCTGCAAATCCTTGGTCAGCGGCATAAAGACCTGAAAAACGGTCTTTCCGCCCCGCCCAAACTGACGGTGAAAACCCTTGCCAACCTTGCCACCAAATGGGGCTGGGGCCGCGAGATGCTGGGCGCCAAGCGGCGGCATTTCGGCAATATCGTCGGCCATGTGCATGGGGTGACCGACAACGCCGACCTTGGCGCATGGACGGCAGAACAGTTCGACCCCTCGCTTGATTGGGACAAGATCGCCAAGATCAAAGAGCAATGGGGCGGCAAGGTGATCCTCAAGGGCATCTTGGATGCCGAAGACGCGCGGATGGCGCTCAAAGTAGGGGCAGATGCGATCATCGTCTCCAACCACGGCGGGCGACAGTTGGATGGGGCGCTGAGTTCGATCCGCATGCTGCCCGAAATCCTCGACGCTGTGGGCGACCAGATCGAAGTCCACCTCGATGGCGGCATCCGGTCGGGTCAGGACGTGCTCAAAGCCATGGCGATGGGCGCCAAAGGCACCTACATCGGCCGCGCCTTTATCTATGGGCTGGGCGCGATGGGCCAACCGGGCGTGACCCGGGCGCTTGAGGTGATCCACCGCGAGCTGGACCTAACCATGGCGCTTTGCGGGGAAACCCAAATCGCCAACCTCGGGCGGCACAATCTGCTGATCCCGCGTAATTTCGGCGGCGACTGGCAGGAATGGCCGCGCGATCCGGGCAAATGCTGA
- the trpA gene encoding tryptophan synthase subunit alpha: protein MTRIDAKFEDLRARGKKAFVSYVMAGDPDFDRSLEIVRGLPAAGVDIIELGLPFTDPMADGPTIQLAGQRALEAGMTLNRTLEMVRAFRENDDTTPIVLMGYYNPIYSMGVEKFLTEAKNAGIDGLIVVDLPPEEDIELCLPAQDAGLNFIRLATPTTDDKRLPRVVQNTSGFVYYVSITGITGSAEANAADVSPEVKRIQKASGLPVIVGFGVNTPEKARAIAEVADGVVIGSAIVNRIANGDSPEDVLAFVKTLADGAHSA, encoded by the coding sequence ATGACCCGTATCGACGCCAAATTCGAAGACCTCCGCGCCCGCGGCAAAAAGGCGTTTGTGTCCTATGTGATGGCCGGCGATCCTGATTTCGACCGCTCCCTTGAGATCGTGCGCGGCCTGCCTGCCGCCGGGGTGGATATCATCGAACTTGGCCTGCCTTTCACCGATCCAATGGCCGACGGCCCCACGATCCAGCTTGCCGGTCAACGCGCCCTCGAAGCGGGTATGACGCTGAACCGCACACTGGAAATGGTCCGCGCTTTCCGCGAGAATGACGACACGACCCCGATCGTGCTGATGGGCTATTACAACCCGATCTATTCCATGGGTGTTGAGAAATTCCTAACCGAAGCCAAAAACGCCGGGATCGACGGGTTGATCGTGGTCGACCTGCCGCCCGAAGAAGACATCGAACTGTGCTTGCCTGCGCAGGATGCCGGTCTGAACTTCATCCGCCTTGCCACGCCGACCACGGATGACAAACGCCTGCCGCGCGTGGTGCAAAACACCTCTGGCTTTGTCTACTACGTCTCAATCACCGGCATCACCGGCTCGGCCGAGGCGAATGCCGCGGATGTTTCGCCCGAGGTTAAGCGCATCCAAAAGGCCAGCGGCCTGCCCGTGATCGTGGGCTTTGGCGTGAACACCCCTGAAAAAGCCCGCGCCATCGCCGAAGTGGCAGACGGCGTGGTGATCGGTTCGGCCATCGTGAACCGTATCGCCAATGGCGACAGCCCCGAGGATGTTTTGGCCTTCGTCAAAACCCTCGCCGACGGCGCGCATTCGGCGTAA
- the ychF gene encoding redox-regulated ATPase YchF has product MGFKMGIVGLPNVGKSTLFNALTRTAAAQAANFPFCTIEPNVGEVAVPDARLDTLAEIAKSKSIIPTRMTFVDIAGLVKGASKGEGLGNQFLANIREVDAIAHVLRCFEDGDVTHVEGRVDPVADAETIDTELMLADIESIEKRLQNIVRKVRGGDKEAVQQERLMRMALEALEAGNPARVVEVDEDDAKAWRMLQLLTTKPVLYVCNVGESEAAEGNAHSAKVAEMAAAQGNSHVVISAQIEEEISQLEAEEAEMFLEEMGLKEAGLDRLIRAGYELLHLETYFTVGPKEARAWTIKTGTSAPKAAGVIHGDFEKGFIRAETIAYDDFVGLGGEGPAKEAGKMRAEGKSYIVKDGDVLHFLFNT; this is encoded by the coding sequence ATGGGTTTCAAAATGGGCATCGTCGGTCTGCCGAACGTCGGCAAATCGACCCTTTTCAACGCGCTGACCCGCACCGCAGCGGCACAGGCGGCGAATTTTCCGTTCTGCACGATCGAGCCCAATGTCGGCGAAGTGGCCGTGCCCGATGCGCGGCTCGACACGCTGGCCGAAATCGCCAAGTCGAAAAGCATCATCCCAACACGCATGACCTTTGTTGATATCGCTGGTCTGGTGAAGGGCGCGTCGAAAGGCGAAGGCTTGGGCAACCAGTTCCTCGCCAATATCCGCGAAGTTGACGCCATCGCCCATGTGCTGCGCTGCTTTGAAGACGGCGATGTGACCCATGTCGAAGGCCGCGTGGACCCGGTGGCAGATGCCGAAACCATCGACACCGAACTGATGCTGGCCGACATTGAAAGCATCGAGAAACGCTTGCAAAACATCGTGCGCAAAGTGCGCGGCGGGGACAAGGAAGCGGTGCAGCAGGAGCGTCTAATGCGCATGGCGCTTGAAGCATTGGAAGCTGGCAACCCCGCGCGTGTGGTCGAGGTCGACGAAGACGACGCCAAAGCGTGGCGTATGCTGCAATTGCTGACCACAAAGCCGGTGCTCTACGTCTGTAACGTGGGCGAATCCGAGGCCGCCGAGGGCAACGCCCATTCCGCCAAAGTGGCCGAGATGGCCGCAGCGCAGGGCAATTCGCATGTGGTGATCTCTGCCCAGATCGAAGAGGAAATCAGCCAGCTTGAGGCCGAAGAGGCCGAGATGTTCCTCGAAGAAATGGGCTTGAAAGAAGCTGGCCTCGACCGTCTGATCCGCGCGGGCTATGAGCTTTTGCATCTTGAGACCTATTTCACCGTTGGTCCCAAGGAAGCACGGGCTTGGACAATCAAAACCGGCACCTCGGCGCCCAAAGCAGCGGGCGTTATTCATGGCGATTTCGAGAAAGGTTTCATTCGCGCCGAAACCATCGCCTATGATGATTTCGTAGGCCTCGGCGGGGAAGGCCCCGCGAAAGAGGCGGGCAAGATGCGCGCCGAAGGCAAAAGCTATATCGTCAAAGACGGTGACGTGCTGCACTTCCTGTTCAACACCTGA